CACGATGGCGATCGAGCGCATCGTCGCCGGCATCGAGAAGAAGAGCCGCGTGCTCAGTCCCGCCGAGCGCCGCCGTGTCGCCTATCACGAGATGGGTCACGCGCTGGTCGCGGCCAATCTCGTCGGCGTCGATCCGGTGCAGAAGGTCTCGATCATTCCGCGCGGCGTCGGCGCGCTCGGCTACACGATGCAGCGCCCGACCGAGGATCGCTTCCTGCTCGCGGTCAGCGAGTTGAAGAACCGCATCGCCGTGCTGATGGGCGGACGGGCTTCCGAGCAGTTGATCTTCGATGGCGATGTCTCGACCGGCGCCGCCGACGATCTGCAGCGCGCGACCGAGATCGCGATCGAGATGGTCACCAAATACGGGATGGATGCGACCGTCGGGCAGCGCACCTACGCGCCGCGTCCACAGGTGTCGTTCCTGCAGCCACAGGATCAGATCGTGTCGGCCGCGGAGGAGACCGGGCGCGAGATCGACCTCGCCGTCCGGGATCTGATTGCAGACGGCGATGCCCGTGCCAGGGCGATTCTCGAAAGCCATCGCCCGGACCTCGAGCGCGGCGTCGCGCTCCTGATTGCCAAGGAGACGCTGACCGCCGAGGAGTTCGCGCCGTTGCGGCCGGCCTCCGCTGCGGTCCCGGTCCGGGATGCCGTTGCCCCGAGCTGATCCGGGATTCTACGGAGGGCGTTCGCAACCGAACTCTAACCATCGCCTGATCAGTTAACCAGCGGCTCACCTTGACAGATCGAGGTCGTCGATCGGGGACCGGGCGGAGTTCGTTGCGTGCTGCTGAACAACCTGAAGATTGCCCCCAAGCTCGCCATCGTCGTCGGCGTGGCGATGCTGGGCCTTGCCGCGGCCGGTACGTTTGCCGGCACTCTGATGCAAAAGGAGATGGTCAATGCCCGCATCGAACAGTGCCGGGCGATCGTCGAGACCGCGCGTAACATGGCCCTCGGCCTCATCAAGGATGTCGAAGCCGGCAAATTGACGAAGGAGGCCGCGCTCGACGAGTTCGTCAATCGCGGGAGAACGATGACCTTCGACAAGGGCACGGGCTATCTGTTCGCCTATACGATGGACGGCAATGTGGTGCTGTCCCAGGATCCGAAGCAGCGCGGCTCGAACGTGATCGATTTCGAGCTCAACGGCCGTAAGCTCGTCGTCGAGCTGCGCGACGGCGTTGCCAAGGATGGCGAAGTCACCTTGCACTACGAATACCTGCGCCCCGGCCAGGAGCAGCCGACCCGCAAGATCTCCTATGCCGTGATGATTCCCGGTTGGAATACGTTCGTGGGCACCGGCGTCTATGTTGACGATCTCGACGCGAAGATGAAGCCGCTGAAGTGGCTGATCTGGGTGGCCTGCGCAGGCATCGCGGTCGTCGCCGGCGGGATCGCCTGGCTGATCAGCCGCAGCATCAGCGTGCCGCTCGATCGTCTCGGCGTCCGCATGCGCGAGATCGCCGATGGCCGGCTCGAGGGCGAGATTCCCGGTGTCGGCCGCGGCGACGAGATCGGCGGGATGGCCTCCACTGTCCAGATCTTCAAGGACAACGCGCTGCGGATGCGCGAGCTCGAGCAGGCCGAGGCCGCCACCCAGCAGCGTGCGGCCGCCGAACGGACCGCGGCCATGCAGAATTTGGCCGCCGACTTCGAGCGCAGCGTCAACGGCATCGTCCGCTCGGTGGCGTCGGCGGCCGAGGGCATGCAGCACACCGCGCAATCGATGACCTCGACCGCGAGCGATGCCAGCTCGCGCGCCTCGACCGTCAGCGCCGCCACCCAGAGCGCCAATGACAATGTCGGCACGGTCGCGGCCGCGGCCGAAGAGCTGTCGAGCTCGGTCAATGAGATTTCGCGCCAGGTCGCCCGTTCCAGCGAGATTGCGAGCAAAGCCGTGGGCGATGCGGAGCGCACCAATGCCACCGTTCAGGTGCTGTCGACCGGCGCCGAGAAGATCGGCGAGGTCGTCAAGCTGATCCACTCGATCGCGGCGCAGACCAACCTGCTGGCGCTGAACGCCACCATCGAAGCCGCGCGCGCCGGCGAGTCCGGCAAGGGCTTTGCCGTCGTCGCCTCGGAGGTGAAGGCACTCGCCAACCAGACGGCGAAGGCGACCGAGGAGATTTCGGCGCAGGTCGCGGCGATGCAGACCTCGACCCAGGATGCGGTCACCGCCATCAGCGGCATCACCCAGACCATTGCGCAGATGAGCGAGATCACCAATTCGATCTCGACCTCGATCGCCCAGCAGGGCGACGCGACGCGCGAGATCGCGCGCAACATCCAGTCGGTCGCCGCCGGCTCGAACGAGATCAGCGCGCACATCGGCGGCGTGACCAAGGCGGCGGAAGCGACAGGCATGGCTGCCGCCGAAGTGCTGTCGAGCGCACGTGAGCTCGACAGCCAGTCGAGCCTGCTGCAGCGGGCCGTCGATGGCTTCATGGCGAAGGTGCGCACGGCCTAGTCGCAGCGGTGATGGACCGGGCCTGGCCTTGAAAGCACGGCGTGAGCTTGCAGGCGCTCACGCGACCTTGGTGCGGCCGGTGCGGGAGGCGATGATCACGCCGGCGATGACCAGCGCGTAGCCGATCAGATGAAACGGCTTCAGCTCCTCGCCGAGCAGCAGGATCGCCAGCACCGAGCCGAACAGCGGCACCAGATGCAGAAACGGCGCGGCGCGGTTCGGCCCGATCAGGCCGATGCCGCGATTGAAGAACAGATAGGCGAGCGTCGAGGCGAACACCACGACGTAGCCGAGGGTCAGGAGCGATAACAGATCGAGCTGCAGCACGAAGCCGGACGCGTATTCCCACGCGGCCAGCGGCAGCAGCAGCAGGGCGCCCAAGGCCGTGCAGCACGAGATCAGCGACAGCTGGTGCACGGCCGGCCGCCGCGTCATGACCGCCGAGTAGATCCCGAACACCAGCAGCGCCCCGGCGAACATCAAGTCACCGCGGTTGAACTGAATGGCGGCCAATGCGCCGAGGTCTCCGCGCAGCAGAATGACCAGCACGCCGGTCAAGGATATCGCGATGCCGGCGAACTGCGCCGCCGTCAGCCTGACCCCGAACAGCACGAGCGACCATAGCGCTACGAACAGGGGGGCCGAGGATTGGATCAGCAGCCCGTTGAGCGCCTGGGTGTACTGCATCGCCCAGTAGGACAGCGCATTGTTGATGGCGAAGCCGGTCAGCGCCAGCACCAGCAGCAGCGGCCAGCTGGCCAGCAAGGTACGCCAGTCGCGTACGAGATGCGTCCGCGCGAACGGCCACAGCATCAGGAAAGTTCCGATCCAGCGGATGCAGGACAGGGTCAGCGGCGGCACGTGCCCGGCGACATAGCGCGCCAGCACGATGTTGCCGGCCCAGAACAGCGAGGCCAGCGTCAGAAGCAGATAGGGCTGGTTGTTGAGCCAGGCCAGCGGCGAGGTCGGATGCGATGCGGTGGGCAAGGAATCGGCTTCTCTTGTTGACCGGAGCTTGTGCCCGAAATGGCGGGCGGGACAAGAGCGCCGGGCGGAAGGCCGCCATGTCGAAACACCAATGGGCCTCCTTTACAAAACGAATATTCGTTTTGTATGCTCATCGCAGACGGGAACGCCATCGAGCCGACAGCCGCAACCCTGCAACGGCTCGGCAGGAGCTGCGCATGCCGAAACTCAAGCCCGAGACGATGGCCGCGCGCCGGGACGAGATCCTGCAGGCCGCCGAGGCCTGCTTTGCCCGGCAGGGATTCCATCAGACCACGATCGCCGATGTCATTGCGCAATCTGGTTTGAGCGCGGGCTGCATCTACGGCCATTTCGCCAGCAAGGAAGAGCTCATTCAGGCGATCGGCGAGCATCGCCATGCCCGTGATGCCGCCCTGTTGGCCACGGCGCGTGAGATTTCTGATCCGTTGGAAGCGTTGCGCGCCATCGCGCGCGCCTCGTTGGCAGACATGCAAAAGGAAGAGGGCCTGCGCCACCGGCGCATCGCGCTGCAGCTCTGGGCCGAGGCGCTGCGGGACGATGATATCCGCGCGCAGGTGACGGACGGTGTGCGCAAGCCGGCCGTCTTGATCACCGAGCTGCTGCAGCGGGGCCAGCGGCTCGGCGTCATCGACCGCTCCGTTCATCCACGCAGCATGGCCCGCACGATCGTCGCGATGTTCCAGGGGTTCGTGCTGCAGCGATTGTGGGGCGAGCCGTTCTCGTCATCCGAAGCGATGGCCGCATTCGAGACGCTGCTGACGGGACTCACGGCGCGGCGATGACCTGAAGCGACTGCCTCTCCAACCGTACCGGGCGGGTCTCAATGACGAGCGTTCCTGATCTCATTGCCGGTCTCGGCACCGGGCTGGTCGGCGGCTTCACTTCGGGGCTGCTCGGCGTCACTCCCGGTGGTGGGCTCGTCGTGTTCGCGGTCATGCTGCTCGGCGCCGAGCAGCACACCGCGCAAGGGCTCTCGCTGGTCGCGCAGATCCCGCCGACCAGCGCGGCCGGCATCAGGCGCTATTGGGATAGCGGCAATCGGGTGACGGCTGCGGTGTTGCTCTGGCTCGGCCTGGGATTCCTGGTCGGCGGCATCGTCGGCGCACTGATCGCGAACTGGACGACGGCGGCGGTCCTGCAATGGGCCTATGTGATCTACCTATTCTTGCTCGATGCTCTGCTGCTGCGCAGGCGACGGGCGAAGGAGTCCGCCGAAGCAACCGGCGCCGCGCCGGATCCACATCGAGCAGCGCTCCTTGCAGTTGGCTGCGCGGCCGGCGTGTCCTCAGGCTTTCTTGGGATCGGCGGCGGGCTCGCCACGGTGGTTGGCTTGAGCGCGGTGCTGGGCATGGCACAGCACCGCGCCCAGATGATCAGCCTGGCGCTGACGCTGGTGCCCACGACGCTTCCATCCGCCTGGATCTACTGGCGGCACGGCGCCATGCCGGCCTGGCCCACGCTCGTCGCGGTGATCGTCGGCCTCGCGGTCGGCACCGATGTCGGCGCGCGTCTCGCGAACCGCGTTCCGCCGGAACGGTTGCGCGTCCTGCTGGTGGGCTTTGTGTCGCTGATGGCCGTGTGCATGACGCTCAAGGCGCTCGGATGAACCGTTCGCCTCATGTCGCCTGCTTGCGCGAGGCCGCGTAGACGCCGCTCAGCACCAGGGCGAAGCCGATCACGTGGAAGATCTGCGGCCGCTCGCCGAGGAAGACGAACGCCATGATCGAGCCGAACACCGGCACCACGTGGAAGAACGGCGCGGCGCGGTTGGCGCCGATCAGAAGAACGCCGCGGTTGAAGCACAGATAGGCGATGGTCGAGGGAAAGATCGCGACGTAGAGCAGTGACAGCAGGTTCTGGGTGTCGAGCGCCATCACCGGGCGCGTGTTGAGCTCCCAGATCAACAGCGGGATCAGGCTCGCGGCTCCGCAGCCGAAGGTGAAGGCGACCATCGACAGGCCATGGATCTGCGGCCGCTTGATCGTCAGCACCGAATAGAAGCCGAACACCGCCATCGCGACCAGGAAGATCAGGTCGCCCTTGTTGAAGCTGATGTCGGTGAGCGCGGCCGGATGGCCGCGCGTGAGGATCAGCAGCACGCCGACCATCGACAGCACGATGCCGATGGCCTGCGCCAAAGTGAGATGCACGCGCAGCAGCAGCATCGACCAGAGCGCCACGATCAGCGGGCCGCCGGATTGCAGCAGCAGCGTGTTGAGCGCCTGGGTGTATTCGAGCGACCAGTACTGCAGCGTGTTGAAGGCGCCGATGCCGGTCACCGACAGCGCGATCATGACGCCGAGCTTGGAGCGGATCGCCGGCCAGTCCTGGCGAAGCTGCTTCCAGGCCAGCGGCAGAATGATCAGGAACGCCAGTGACCAACGCAGGAACGACAGGGTGACAGGCGGAATGTGCCCGGCAGCCAGCCGGCCGACGATCGCGTTGCCGGCCCAGCACAGTGCGGTGATGCTGAGCAGCACATAGGGTTGGTTGGCGATCCAGGCGCGCGCGGGCGCGGCGGACGCGGTGGGATCGGCGGCAGACATGCGGCGGTGTTGGCCCCGGTTCGTGCGCCGCGGCATCCGGCCCGGTCATCCCGGCCGCTGGTCCTCCCCGGCCTCGTCGACAGACACCAATTGCAGCTGCCTATCAAGAGGGCAGATGCATCGCGACTATGCAGCGGCGCTGGTCATGAACCGCGGTGGTGATGCCGCCGGTGAGTTCGCAAGGTCGTGGACTGTACGGCGACCGATTTGAGACCTTCGGCGCAGACCAGATAGGCGATAACGAGAGCCGCGATGGTGGCCAGCACGGCGATCGGCGGCACCACGAAGCCGAACCAGGCGCCGGCCGGGGTGAAGGGCACGACGAGCGCGACGGCGAGCGCGGTCAGTGACGACGCAGTCAGCATCGGATCGGCGCGGTTGCTCCATGGCCGTCCGTTGGTCCGGATGATGAAGATGACGAGGATCTGGGTCGCCATCGATTCGAGGAACCAGGCGGTCCGGAACTCGTCGGGCGTCGCATGGAACAAATAGAGCAGGGCGCCGAAAGTGAGAAAATCGAACAGCGACGACAGCGGGCCCATGATCGCGGCAAAGCGCAGCAGCCGCTTCATGTCCCAGCGCTGCGGCCGCGCGGTGGCCTGCGGACTCACACGATCGAACGGGATGCCGAGTTCGGAGAGATCATAGAGCAGGTTGTTGAGCAGGATCTGCGTCGGCAGCATCGGCAGGAAGGGCAGTATGATCGAAGCGAGCGCCATGGACAGCATGTTGCCGAAATTCGAGCTCGCGCCCATTCGCACGTATTTCAGGATGTTGGCGAAGGTGCGCCGCCCTTCCTCCACACCGTTGGCGACAACCTCGAGATCGGAGGCGAGCAGGATGATGTCGGCGGCGGATTGCGCCACGGCGGTGGCGCCGTCGACCGACAGGCCGATGTCGGCCACCTTCAGCGCCGGCGCGTCGTTGATGCCGTCACCCAGGAAGCCGACGACGTGGCCCGAGGCCTGCAGCGCCTTGACGATGCGCGATTTCTGATCGGGGGCGAGCCGGCCAAACGCGTCGGCCGAGCGCACCTGCACCGCGAGCGCGTCATCGCTGAGTTCGGCGATGTCGCTGCCGGACAGCACGCGATCCGCCCTCAGTCCGACCAGCCCGGCCAGTCGCTTGACCACGACCGGATCGTCGCCGGAAAGGATCTTCAGCGCGATGCCGGCGCGCGCAAGCTGTGCGATGGCCGCGGCTGCGGTCGGCTTGGGCGGATCGGCGAACGCGCACAGACCCTCGAAGATCAGTTCCTGCTCGTCATCGGTCTCGATCTCGCGCGGCGCGCCGGTCCAGGGCCGTGACGCGATTGCGACCGTGCGCAGGCCCTCGCGCGCCAGCGCGTGAACGCGCGCGCACATCTCGTTGCGGCCGCTGGTGTCGATCGGCGTAGTCGCGCTGCCCTGCCGTTGCTGCGTGCAGAGCTCGATCACCGCCTCTGGCGCGCCCTTCACGATCAGGATCTGATCTGCCCCGCGGATCGCCAGCACTGAGCCGAGCCGGCGCGAGAAGTCGAAGGTCTGCTGTCCGCCCAGGGTCCATCCTGCTGCCGCACGGTCCGCGCCGGCGATGAGCGCGGTGTCGAGCGAGCCCCGATCGCCGCCGAGCGCGGCAGCGATCGCGCCGAGCTCCGCGGCTCGCGGGTCGTCGCTGCCGTCGGGCGCGATGCTTCGGGCGAGCGTGATCTCTGCTGAGGTCAATGTTCCCGTCTTGTCGGTGCACAGCACCGACATCGCGCCGAGATCATGGATCGCCGCGAGCCGCTTCACGATCACCTTGCGGTTGGCCATGCGAAGCGCGCCGCGCGACAGGGTCACGGTGGTGATCATCGGCAGCAGCTCGGGCGTCAGTCCGACGGCCAGCGCCACCGAGAACAACAGCGAGTCGAGCACATCACGGCCGAACACGACGCGCACCGCGAGCACGATCACGACCAGCGCCAGCGTCAGCCGCGCGATGACGAGGCCGAACTCGTGCAGGTCGCGCTCGAACGGCGTGCGGGCCTGCGCTTCGGCCAGCGCCGAGGCGGCAGCGCCGAACATCGTGTTCGGCCCGGTGTTGACGACGAGCGCGACGGCCTCTCCGGTCTGAGCCACGGAGCCGCGAAACAGCGCATTCGACGTGTCGTTCTCATCGCTGGGAATACCGGCCTGTTTCGTCACGGGATAGGGCTCTCCCGTCAGCGCCGCCTCGCCGGCAGTGAAGGCCTTGCTTTCGATGATCAGCGCATCGGCAGGAACGATGTCGCCCGCGCGGACGCGCAGGATGTCTCCGGGAACGACGGCGTCGACGTCGATCTCGCGATAGGCGCCGTCCCGCTTGACCTCGGCCTTCAGGGCCACGGAGCGGCGGAGCTCCTCGGCCGCCTTGACGGCATGCCCCTCCTGAACCGTATCGAGTCCGATCGACAGCGTGAGGATGAGGACGATGATGGCGCCGCCGATCACGTCGCCCGTCACCATCGAGATGATGCCGGCCACCAGCAGGATCAGCGATAGCGGCTCGAGCAGGCGGCGGAGCACGGCGCGCATCGGCCCCACGACATGCGATGGGGAGTCGGCATTCCGGCCGTAGCGTTGCAGCCGCTGCTCGGCGTCGGCTCTGCCGAGGCCGTCCAGGTCGCAGCCCAGCGCTGCGCCTGCCTGCGCAGGCGACAGGCGCCAGAACCGGTGTAGGCCGGGGGTCGTATCAGTGCTCACATGCGTCCGTTCATGTTCGTGGATGATTGGTAATGGTCATCATGCCTGATTTGCATGAACGATCGTCCGCCGGTTGACCTAGCGCAACATCCTGCTGTCGCGATCCCCTAGCTTTGTGTGCAATGCGCCGCGGGCTGACGGCCGCACTCAAGGAATGGATGGCGCGTCACTGGGCATCATCCGCATTGACGAGTTTGTGTTGACGACCATGGCCGATCATGCCGCAGCTCTCCCGTCCCCTACGAAAGCCGCCGTTGGTCCGACCGTCCTAGCGGCGGTCTGGGCGCATCGCTGGTTCGCTCTCGCCATCATCGTGCTGCTCGGCCTTGGCGGCTGGCAAAGCGTCCGGGTCATGCTTGGGCCTGCCATCGTGGTCGATCAGGTCCGGCGCGGCGACCTCGTCGAGACCGTCGTTGCCAGCGGTCACGTCGAGACGCCGTTCCGCGTCGAGATCGGCAGCCAGATCACCGGCACCGTCGAGGAGGTGCTGGTGCTGGAAGGCCAGCACGTCACCAAGGGCCAGCCGCTGATCTCGCTGGAGTCGCGCGAGCTGAAGGCTGCGGTGGTGCAGGCACAAGGGCAGGTGGCGCAGGCCGAGGCGCGGATGCGCCAGCTCGCCGAGCTGACCTTGCCGTCGGCGAAGGAGGCTTTGCGCCAGGTGCAGGCGACCTTGCTCAATGCTCAGCAGACCTATGACCGGACGTCGCAGCTGACCGGCAACGGCTATGCCACGCGCGCGGCGCTCGACGAGGCCCAGAAGACGCTCGACGTTGCGCTGGCCCAGAAGCGTGCCGCCGAATTCCAGGTCTTCACGGCGAGCCCCGGCGGCAGCGACTACGTCATGGCCGAGACGCAGCTGAACCAGGCGCGCGCCAATCTCGACACGGCGCAGTCGCGTCTCGGCTATGCGACGATCTCGGCGCCGCGCGACGGCGTGCTGATCACGCGCAGTGTCGAGCGCGGCACCGTGGCGCAGCCCGGCAAGACGCTGCTCGTCCTGGCGCCTGCCGGCGATCTCCAGCTCGTCCTGCAGATCGACGAGCGCAATCTCGGCAAGCTGGCGCTCGGCCAGACGGCGCTCGCGTCGGCCGATGCCTACCCCGACAGGCGCTTCCCCGCTGTGGTCAGCTACATCAATCCCGGCATCGATATTTCCCGCGCGTCCGTCCAGGTCAAGCTGATCGTCAAGGACCCGCCCGACTATCTGCGCCAGGACATGACGGTGTCTGTCGACATCGAGGTCGCCTCCCGCAAGGATACGCTGGAGCTGCCGGTGCGCTCGGTTCACGATATCACCTCGGGACAGCCCTGGGTGCTCGGGGTGAAGGATGGCCGCGCCGCCAAGCAGCCGGTGCGCGTCGGCATCCGCGGCAACAGCCATGTCGAGATCGTCGACGGCTTGAACGCCGGTGACATCGCCGTGCCCCAGAGTTCCGGCATCCTGACCGGCCAGCGCTTCCGCCCGGTGCTGCCGTGAACCGCTGGCTGCCCTTCGAGTGGATCGCGGCGGTGCGTTTCCTGCGCGAGGGCCGGCTGCAGACCTTGTTCATCATCGGCGGCATCGCGATCGGCGTCGGCGTCATCGTGTTCATGTCGGCGATGCTGGCCGGCCTCGAAGCCAATTTCATCAAGCGGGTGCTGACCTCGCAGCCGCAGATCCAACTGCTGACGCCGGATCAGGTTGCGCGTCCCCTGCGCAACGACAATGGCGTGATCGAGGATGCCATCGTGCAGCGTCCGAGCCAGCGCGTGATCTCGATCGATCAATGGCCGAAGATCCGCAATCAGATGCTGGCGATGCCGGAGATATCGGCGGTGTCGCCGACCATCTCCGGCTCCGCCCTCGCCATTCGCGGCGACGCCAGCCGCGCCGTGACGCTGTCCGGCATCGAGCCGGAGAGCTACTTCACAATCGTGCGCGTGCCGGACTACATCGTCGCCGGCGAGCCGCGGCTGACCAGCGAGGACATCATCATAGGTACCGAGCTCGCCAGGGATCTCGGCGCGATCGTCGGCGACAAGCTCAATGTTCAGGCGGCATCCGGCGCCAACCGCGTGCTGATCGTGACTGGTCTCGTCGATCTCGGCAGCAAGGGCGCCAATCAGCGCTCCGCCTATGTCGCGCTGCGCACGGCGCAGTCGCTGCTCGGCATGGTCGGCGGCGTCACCACGATCGACATCACCGTACGGGACATCTATGCCGCTGAGGACATTGCGCAGCGCATCCAGGCCGCCAATCGCGTCAAGGCCGACAGTTGGATCAAGACCAATGCGCAGTTCTTCACGGCGGTGCGCGCGCAGGCGACATCCAACACGCTGATCCGCGTCTTCGTCGCGCTCTCGGTCGCGTTCGGCATCGCGGCCGTGCTGATCGTCTCGGTGATCCAGCGCTCCAAGGAGATCGGGATCCTGCGTGCGATGGGCACCTCGCGCGGACAGATCTTGCGCGTGTTCCTGCTGCAGGGCGGGCTGCTCGGCTTCGTCGGCTCGCTGTTCGGCGCGGCAATGGGCGCGGGTGCGCTGATCTATTGGCATGCGGTGCAGCGCCAGGCCGATGGCTCGGAGTTGTTTCCGTTGATCCTCGAACGCCGATTGTTTCTCATCACGGCCCTGCTCGCGACGGTGACGGGCCTGCTCGCCGCGACCGCGCCGGCGCTGCGCGCGGCCAAGCTCGATCCGGTGGTGGCGATCCGTGGCTGAGGTCCTGCTGCGACTGGAGAAGGTCTGCAAGGCCTACAATGTCGGGCTGCCGACCGAGACCGAGGTGCTGCACGACATCGACATCGAGGTCGACCGCGGCGAGTTCGTCGCGCTGATCGGTCCGTCCGGCTCCGGCAAGAGCACTCTGCTGAACATCGTCGGTCTCTTGGACCGGCCGACCTCCGGCCGGTTGACGATCAAGGGCCAGGATACTGCGTCGCTCAGTGATACCGAGCTCACCCATCTGCGCGGCCATACCATCGGTTTCATCTTTCAGTCTCATCTCCTGATCTCTGCCTTCACGGCCAAGGAGAACGTGATGATGCCGCTGCTGGTCGATCGCGGCTTCCCGGGCCCCGAGATCGAGGCGCAGGCGTCGAAGCTGCTCGACCAGGTTGGGCTGGCGAAATTCGCCGACCATCTCGCGAGCAACATGTCGGGCGGCCAGCAGCAGCGGGTCGCGGTGGCGCGGGCGCTGGCGATGAACCCCGATCTGGTCCTGGCGGACGAGCCGACCGGCAACCTCGACACCAAGTCTGCCGAAGCGGTCTTTGGCCTGATGCGCGACGTCAATCGGGAGGTCGGCACGAGCTTCCTGCTCGTCACCCACAACCTTGATCTGGCCCGGCGCTGCGATCGCATCATCGAGGTTGTCGACGGCCGCATCCAGAGCTGAGGGCGGGCCGCTTCGATCGTAGATTCGCCGCCGTTCGGAGGCTTAATGGAACTGCCCGGGTCGATGCGCCGCCAGAAGCGCACGGCCGGGTCGCCCGATCCGCAGCCGGGGCGGCTTGAAATTTTGGGGCTTATCAAAGGCTTGGTGGCGCTCTTGTGTGCTCCGAAGGCCCGTTCTCGCTTGCCTAGCCCGGCGGCTTCCTTTATCCGGTGGGTCGCCTCGCAAGCGAGCGGTCCTGGCCGCGATTTGGGCTGGGCGCATGGTTGGCCAGGCTGGCCCCTCATCGGAAGCGATTTCGTCCGAACCGATCGTGCTGTTTTGGATCTTGGCAGAGGAAAGAGCTGCGAATGGCTAACGTCGTCGTCGTCGGCGCCCAATGGGGTGACGAGGGGAAGGGCAAGATCGTCGACTGGCTGTCGGAGCAGGCCGACATCGTCGTTCGCTTCCAGGGCGGCCACAACGCCGGTCATACGCTTGTCATCAACGGCGCGACGTACAAGCTGGCGCTGCTGCCGTCGGGCGTGCTGCGCACCGGCAAGCTGTCGGTGATCGGCAATGGCGTCGTGTTCGATCCGCAGGCCTTCCTGGACGAGGTCGGCAAGCTCCAGTCGCAGGGCGTCG
This region of Bradyrhizobium sp. SZCCHNS1050 genomic DNA includes:
- a CDS encoding efflux RND transporter periplasmic adaptor subunit yields the protein MADHAAALPSPTKAAVGPTVLAAVWAHRWFALAIIVLLGLGGWQSVRVMLGPAIVVDQVRRGDLVETVVASGHVETPFRVEIGSQITGTVEEVLVLEGQHVTKGQPLISLESRELKAAVVQAQGQVAQAEARMRQLAELTLPSAKEALRQVQATLLNAQQTYDRTSQLTGNGYATRAALDEAQKTLDVALAQKRAAEFQVFTASPGGSDYVMAETQLNQARANLDTAQSRLGYATISAPRDGVLITRSVERGTVAQPGKTLLVLAPAGDLQLVLQIDERNLGKLALGQTALASADAYPDRRFPAVVSYINPGIDISRASVQVKLIVKDPPDYLRQDMTVSVDIEVASRKDTLELPVRSVHDITSGQPWVLGVKDGRAAKQPVRVGIRGNSHVEIVDGLNAGDIAVPQSSGILTGQRFRPVLP
- a CDS encoding ABC transporter permease, with amino-acid sequence MNRWLPFEWIAAVRFLREGRLQTLFIIGGIAIGVGVIVFMSAMLAGLEANFIKRVLTSQPQIQLLTPDQVARPLRNDNGVIEDAIVQRPSQRVISIDQWPKIRNQMLAMPEISAVSPTISGSALAIRGDASRAVTLSGIEPESYFTIVRVPDYIVAGEPRLTSEDIIIGTELARDLGAIVGDKLNVQAASGANRVLIVTGLVDLGSKGANQRSAYVALRTAQSLLGMVGGVTTIDITVRDIYAAEDIAQRIQAANRVKADSWIKTNAQFFTAVRAQATSNTLIRVFVALSVAFGIAAVLIVSVIQRSKEIGILRAMGTSRGQILRVFLLQGGLLGFVGSLFGAAMGAGALIYWHAVQRQADGSELFPLILERRLFLITALLATVTGLLAATAPALRAAKLDPVVAIRG
- a CDS encoding ABC transporter ATP-binding protein, producing MAEVLLRLEKVCKAYNVGLPTETEVLHDIDIEVDRGEFVALIGPSGSGKSTLLNIVGLLDRPTSGRLTIKGQDTASLSDTELTHLRGHTIGFIFQSHLLISAFTAKENVMMPLLVDRGFPGPEIEAQASKLLDQVGLAKFADHLASNMSGGQQQRVAVARALAMNPDLVLADEPTGNLDTKSAEAVFGLMRDVNREVGTSFLLVTHNLDLARRCDRIIEVVDGRIQS